Proteins encoded in a region of the Anopheles aquasalis chromosome 2, idAnoAquaMG_Q_19, whole genome shotgun sequence genome:
- the LOC126569854 gene encoding uncharacterized protein LOC126569854, whose amino-acid sequence MADIFVKEEQTSATPLASDEYVDTENSSSSRSDSEESNASLLETNSIITEKLILPKDFSNEAIFNEFFIPSIWDTLPSSAKQYLRTFLPEPDYRSTSSQVVNDLLLHRLERFGLDQMKSLQINLAKGNFRADIAKLRQTLSKSLNKEQKMLDLQRYLRLARNVLLSREVTLMNEVHNQSYPKVSFCSRNRPDTRFLHTSKQEKFRKAAKKRYLGEIVGISETIGVPLSLSDEEECYEICAAAPVRKNRKMYSSTSNETSMGSLGTNNLNKRCSTYGGITSSVSFNSLDSSSFSASKLFSITDTHYHRLLMQHRKRKITEPDNPEMVLEGLKLKDVVTRTQIAAGYRRILPFPKHNGLAEIKREFDDIVGRETPKTQKPLKIVQNSEVGKYANDGNIGKKLMRIENADNKFTERVSKGHENERCEAVCLESPKYSLELLGQSKSETDSYPNDPDLSVSKTQTQNPALYTNSKHSCFFSLIRDLFCSSHDHRLTLDEILQKLSDWYNSVTIPRRGWYALCTTITEWQAMLQSAVRFLAGDFHTKLRDFVPYIERKTTMNVLQWIGASRDGDARLEPLCEFWHNLKQQLENENLTDTDFTSPSSLTMITAPVTRQTKDGNNQSNEVNAFKCNEKCTTDCDSMIAHNSLANSSGESALLSMELDGMLQEEDDGSTSERSETPPPPRYPTDWTVRKATDEEIHSFRLQERQRYENPHMAYTYREHSYNSVVGPVKGIYTQVPGMSKARGHNMLVADRPNFVTILTLVRDAAARLPNGEGTRADICELLKSSQYISPSATEQILQTIVSGALDRMHTEHDPCVKYDTKRKIWIYLHRNRTEEEFEKLHHQYQGITKHKKTTAKRLLKNDREVVIPRPKASDASIGGLTSGLVSNEFSSTNFMVAQNFPHSDDKIDATDAAMSVSTGGASSYLINHPTSLLKRQHKNSSSTTTLSICKQHVSSNEHVDPNQPMDKAYSSIINSKQHQTEHVTCSKDHDPITTTPNENTTNPMATTDIMEPKFVNSQNNVPVSTYLPTGKLSPAMTLASRTPNSSTVQSSLISYALHTKPFSYSMASTKCIDQGSSTPVVSVRQAQSSPTCSGSLRQPSLSLVTNGQSTPTIVSQSFATQSKPLHLQLSMSVSATSSSKSGVINLNDDNNVDKAIYTIPSGAVVNQSTPAVQPSMIISRKFIMNPAPAGTALGSDSINRNNVGLDQSEEIRQDKGTNTIAISKPTAHVFKTAAGPINTISLGNGQQSILSTAQQKHILQNLLSQQQKQSIVNWKGFYKTDVSHTISSNNTSDTAGTNNDDEIKSVGGAPQPISQSNATGNNSSSFKHQQMQKLQRTNSQILKFVSPQIVKITPRNIDALNKIRASSITIPKTAGESNSHTVEKSSFASPNYLSTPTVKVTKLNSSTLLAAANTKIITKQAEQANSNGMASTAVGAIVPVSSIMPTATVRVLKTGTGTTNLMKSNSVAAATINQSNNPVVARHVTSTYLKNSFTQIPKESAISGGSLDQLSNVVRKQCILTPLNVDSCRVTVPKSSSSNLGHSAHLKMTNNQPSPINKDAVCTSERASPGTVDSGVQQYAIFSQSNVRGVIPVKPKATSNTQLESSGSNVEGKLNQCTSVNFVCETEYAPNKPIATTDGILSSLPTIDNFNTTSPAKLTQSTKIKVISTKPLCSNVSMAQQQQQSHLGRTITASKQSISGLVNGVINAKIVGVRNVATSKSYCGSSLSAINSPGTNIESIGGTPGTNNKGVSDTNYNKSNQGSFLLSANVNCKIKTDHEVKDHTSLSIVKHDARTITTTAGTCQMVFHRSHQNNFPKPNDCAEDVSPVTPEVPASVPLPTVTTVTSGAGATTLSKSIVKIRPSTLRDSGSTTKVLDASSTKTLVQSQRVILATSSGELFTQPIILAPGYQTTGPINIKRLKVIPGTKQNKNSTT is encoded by the exons ATGGCCGATATTTTTGTCAAAGAGGAGCAAACATCTGCAACTCCTCTAGCTTCCGATGAGTACGTAGATACAGAAAATTCCTCTAGCTCTCGTAGTGACTCTGAAGAAAGCAACGCAAGTTTATTGGAAACAAATTCGATAATTACGGAGAAATTGATACTGCCCAAGGACTTCAGCAATGAAGCGATATTCAACGagttttttattccttccatATGGGATACTCTTCCGTCCAGTGCAAAACAGTATTTAAGAACCTTTTTGCCAGAACCGGATTACCGTTCAACCTCTTCACAAGTAGTTAATGATCTACTATTGCATCGATTGGAGCGATTTGGTTTGGATCAAATGAAAAGCTTGCAGATCAACCTTGCTAAGGGCAACTTTCGTGCGGACATAGCAAAACTGCGACAAACTCTATCCAAGTCGTTAAACAAGGAGCAGAAAATGCTGGACCTGCAGAGGTATTTACGATTGGCACGAAATGTACTTCTTTCTCGAGAAGTGACATTGATGAATGAAGTGCACAACCAGAGCTATCCAAAGGTATCTTTTTGTTCACGAAACCGACCAGACACACGATTTCTGCATACTTCAAAGCAAGAAAAATTcagaaaagcagcaaaaaagcgaTACCTTGGTGAAATTGTTGGCATTTCCGAAACAATCGGTGTACCACTAAGCTTGTCAGACGAAGAGGAGTGTTACGAAATATGTGCTGCGGCACCAGTacgcaaaaatcgaaaaatgtattcaagcACCTCGAATGAGACCAGTATGGGTTCGTTGGGAACTAACAATTTAAACAAACGATGTAGCACATATGGCGGTATCACATCTAGTGTATCTTTTAATTCGTTGGACAGTTCTTCGTTTTCCGCTTCAAAGTTGTTTTCCATAACAGATACCCATTACCATCGGCTACTAATGCagcatcgaaagcgaaaaataaCAGAACCGGATAATCCTGAAATGGTTTTAGAGGGATTAAAGCTCAAAGATGTAGTAACTCGTACACAAATTGCAGCTGGCTATCGTAGAATATTGCCATTTCCAAAACATAACGGACTTGCTGAGATAAAAAGAGAATTTGACGATATTGTGGGTAGAGAAACgccgaaaacacaaaaaccactGAAAATTGTTCAGAATTCCGAAGTTGGCAAATACGCAAATGACGGAAATATAGGTAAAAAGCTGATGAGAATAGAGAATGCTGACAATAAATTTACTGAACGAGTATCCAAAGGTCACGAAAATGAACGGTGCGAAGCAGTTTGTTTAGAATCACCTAAATATTCATTGGAATTATTAGGCCAATCAAAATCAGAAACAGACTCGTATCCCAATGATCCAGATTTGAGCGTCAGtaaaacgcaaacacaaaaccctGCGTTGTATACAAATAGTAAGCACTCATGTTTCTTTTCGCTTATTAGAGATCTTTTCTGTTCTAGCCATGACCATCGTTTGACATTAGACGAAATATTACAGAAGCTTTCAGATTGGTACAATAGTGTGACAATACCACGCCGCGGTTGGTACGCATTGTGCACAACTATAACAGAATGGCAGGCAATGCTACAATCGGCGGTACGATTTCTCGCTGGCGACTTTCATACTAAGTTAAGAGATTTTGTCCCGTACATAGAACGTAAAACGACTATGAATGTTCTTCAATGGATAGGAGCGTCACGTGATGGAGACGCTAGGCTTGAgccgctttgtgaattttggcACAACTTGAAACAACAacttgaaaatgaaaatcttACCGACACTGACTTCACTTCTCCTAGTTCATTAACGATGATCACGGCACCAGTAACACGCCAAACAAAAGATGGAAATAATCAGTCAAATGAAGTTAATGCATTTAAATGCAATGAAAAATGCACAACGGATTGCGACAGCATGATCGCTCACAACTCGCTAGCAAACTCATCCGGCGAATCTGCTTTATTGAGTATGGAACTAGATGGAATGttacaagaagaagatgatgggTCTACTAGTGAACGCTCCGAAACACCCCCGCCGCCTCGCTATCCTACGGATTGGACAGTCCGCAAGGCTACTGATGAGGAAATACATTCTTTCCGACTGCAGGAGCGACAACGCTACGAGAACCCCCACATGGCATATACTTATCGGGAACATTCTTACAATAGTGTCGTGGGGCCAGTGAAAGGAATCTATACTCAGGTACCCGGCATGTCGAAAGCTCGTGGTCACAACATGCTTGTTGCGGATCGTCCGAATTTTGTAACTATTCTGACGCTAGTAAGAGATGCCGCTGCTCGCCTGCCGAACGGAGAAGGCACTAGGGCCGACATTTGTGAGCTATTAAAATCTTCCCAATACATCTCGCCATCCGCAACTGAGCAAATATTACAAACTATTGTTAGCGGGGCTCTTGATAGAATGCATACCGAGCACGATCCTTGTGTTAAATATGATACCAAGCGCAAAATTTGGATCTACTTACACAGAAATCGAACAGAGGAAGAATTTGAGAAATTACATCATCAATATCAAGGTATCACAAAGCACAAGAAAACGACGGCAAAAAGGTTGTTGAAAAACGACAGAGAAGTTGTAATTCCCAGGCCGAAAGCCTCGGACGCATCGATAGGAGGCCTTACCAGTGGTCTGGTATCAAACGAATTTAGTTCCACAAATTTTATGGTGGCTCAAAATTTCCCGCATTCTGATGATAAAATAGATGCCACAGATGCTGCCATGAGCGTGTCAACTGGTGGAGCTAGTAGTTACTTGATAAACCATCCTACGTCGTTGTTAAAAAGACAGCATAAaaactcatcatcaaccaccaccttGTCAATATGCAAACAACATGTGTCCAGTAATGAACATGTGGATCCAAACCAACCTATGGATAAAGCATATTCTTCtataataaattcaaaacaacaccaaacagaGCATGTTACATGTTCAAAGGATCATGATCCTATAACGACCACACCAAACGAAAACACTACGAATCCCATGGCAACTACAGACATAATGGAACCAAAATTCGTGAATTCGCAGAACAATGTACCGGTTTCAACATATCTACCGACAGGCAAATTGTCTCCCGCAATGACTTTAGCTTCTCGCACCCCAAATAGCAGTACCGTACAATCTTCTCTGATTTCTTACGCATTGCATACAAAACCATTTTCGTATTCGATGGCTTCAACGAAATGTATCGATCAAGGAAGTTCTACCCCAGTTGTGTCTGTTCGTCAAGCACAAAGTAGTCCGACCTGCTCGGGGTCGCTACGACAACCCAGCTTATCTTTAGTTACTAATGGTCAGTCAACTCCTACAATAGTATCGCAATCTTTCGCGACTCAAAGTAAACCATTACATCTACAATTATCGATGAGTGTTTCAGCAACATCAAGCAGCAAATCGGGAGTTATTAACTTAAACGATGATAATAATGTAGACAAAGCAATCTACACAATACCTTCTGGCGCAGTCGTTAACCAAAGTACACCTGCGGTGCAACCATCTATGATAATATCCCGAAAATTTATAATGAATCCTGCCCCGGCAGGCACTGCTCTAGGCAGTGATTCAATTAATCGAAACAATGTTGGATTAGATCAGTCGGAGGAAATAAGGCAAGATAAAGGTACTAATACAATTGCTATTTCAAAACCAACAGCTCATGTTTTCAAAACAGCAGCTGGCCCTATTAACACCATATCTCTTGGTAATGGACAGCAATCTATATTGTCTACAgctcaacaaaaacacattttgcaGAACCTCCTCTCtcagcaacagaaacagtcAATTGTCAATTGGAAGGGTTTTTATAAAACGGATGTATCTCATACGATAAGCTCGAACAACACAAGTGACACAGCTGGCacaaataatgatgatgaaataaaaaGCGTAGGTGGGGCACCACAGCCAATTAGTCAATCGAATGCCACTGGAAATAACTCGTCCAGCTTCAAGCATcagcaaatgcaaaaactGCAACGAACAAATTCACAAATTCTGAAGTTTGTATCTCCGCAAATTGTCAAAATAACGCCTCGAAACATAGACGCGTTGAACAAAATACGAGCGTCCTCGATTACAATTCCAAAAACTGCTGGTGAAAGCAACAGTCATACAGTTGAAAAATCATCTTTTGCATCTCCGAATTATCTCAGTACACCTACTGTAAAAGTGACAAAACTTAATTCATCAACTTTGCTCGCTGCCGCTAACACAAAAATAATAACTAAACAGGCAGAGCAAGCTAATAGTAATGGAATGGCTTCAACAGCAGTGGGTGCAATTGTCCCCGTTTCTTCAATCATGCCTACCGCAACGGTGCGGGTATTAAagacaggaacaggaacgacCAATCTTATGAAGTCAAATAGTGTCGCCGCTGCTACCATAAACCAGTCGAATAATCCTGTAGTAGCACGCCATGTAACGAGTACCTATCTTAAAAATAGTTTCACACAAATCCCGAAGGAATCTGCAATATCTGGTGGGAGCTTAGATCAACTTTCAAACGTAGTGCGCAAACAGTGCATCTTGACCCCTTTAAATGTGGATAGCTGCAGGGTTACCGTACCGAAATCGAGTTCATCTAATCTAGGCCATTCGGCTCATTTGAAAAtgaccaacaaccaaccatctCCTATTAACAAGGATGCCGTTTGTACAAGCGAAAGAGCATCTCCTGGAACAGTCGACAGTGGCGTTCAACAATATGCCATATTTTCGCAATCAAATGTTCGGGGAGTGATTCCGGTTAAACCTAAAGCGACGAGTAACACTCAATTGGAATCCAGCGGATCTAACGTGGAAGGCAAACTAAATCAATGCACGTCTGTAAATTTTGTCTGTGAAACTGAATATG CACCCAACAAACCCATTGCAACTACTGATGGTATATTGTCGAGCCTACCTACAATTGATAACTTTAATACAACAAGCCCAGCAAAATTAACGCAATCAACAAAAATTAAGGTAATCAGTACAAAACCATTGTGCTCAAATGTCTCGATggcccaacaacagcaacaatcacaTTTAGGCCGCACTATCACAGCATCTAAACAATCGATTTCTGGTTTGGTAAACGGAGTGATAAACGCCAAGATAGTAGGTGTACGCAACGTTGCAACTAGTAAATCATACTGTGGTTCATCGTTAAG CGCTATCAACTCGCCTGGTACAAATATTGAGTCAATTGGAGGTACTCCGGGCACTAATAACAAAGGCGTTTCGGACACTAATTATAACAAAAGTAACCAGGGCTCGTTTTTATTATCGGCTAACGTAAATTGCAAAATCAAAACGGATCATGAAGTAAAG GACCACACATCTCTCTCCATTGTTAAACATGATGCTCGTACGATAACGACTACTGCAGGAACATGTCAAATGGTGTTTCATCGCAGTCaccaaaacaattttccaaaaccaaatgATTGTGCCGAAGATGTATCCCCGGTCACACCTGAAGTGCCTGCAAGTGTTCCGCTTCCAACCGTAACAACCGTTACTAGTGGTGCAGGTGCAACTACATTGTCCAAATCAATCGTTAAAATTCGTCCTTCAACATTAAGGGACAGTGGTTCTACCACCAAG GTGCTTGACGCTTCATCCACAAAAACACTTGTACAATCACAGCGCGTGATACTAGCTACATCTTCTGGTGAACTTTTTACCCAGCCGATCATTCTTGCTCCCGGATA